AGCCCGGCCCGGTGCCCGCCGTCATCGTTCCGGAACTCTTCCGCACTACCGGAGGCGTGCAGGTTTTCTCACGCAGGATGATTGCCGCGCTGGATTCCCTGATGGGAAGGCCGGTACCGGTGATCTCGCGGAATGATCGCCGGGAAGATTGCCCCGCCGCCTTTCTCGAAGGCAGGCAGTTCAGTGGAATGGGCGATGCCCCTGCCGCGGCACGCCGCCTCTTGATCGCGGGAGCCTGCTTTTCCTCGCGTGCTCCTTTCTTCATCTCCACGCACCCGCACTTCGCCCCGCTCCTGCGCCTCATCAGCCGCTGGAAGAAGAAACCCTTCCTCAGCGTCGCACACGGCATCGACGTCTGGAACATCGCCGGCTCCAAGGTGGCCTGGGGACTGGAAGCTGCGGAGTGTGTCCTGCCGGTGAGCCGCTACACCGAGGAAAGGCTGCGCGGCCAGATCGGTGCCGCGAGCCCATCGATGGAGTGGTTCCCCAACACCTTCGACAAAGACCGCTTTCATCCCGGCCCCTCCGCCATCAATTGGCGGGAACGCCTGGGAATCCCCGCGGATGCCGCCATCATGCTGAGCGTGTGCCGGCTTTCACGAAGCGAGTTCGCGAAGGGATACGACAAGGTGCTGGAAGAGATGCCGGCCTTGGCAGCCCGCTATCCGGGGCTGCACTGGGTGCTCGCCGGAAAGGGCGATGACCAGGAACGCATCGCGGCGAAGGCGAAGGAACTCGGCGTGCTGGAGCGCTGCCGCTTCACCGGCTTCGTCCCGGATGACGACCTGCCCGATCTCTATCGCAGTGCGGATCTGTTCGTGCTGCCGAGCCAGAAGGAAGGATTCGGCATCGTGTTCCTTGAAGCCGCCGCCTGCGGGCTCCCGGTCATCGCGGGCAATCGCGATGGCTCGGTCGATGCGCTGGCCAACGGCGAGCTGGGCACCCTGATCGATCCGGAATCACCCGAACAACTCGCCAGCGCGATCCGCTCCGCCATCGAGTCCCCGAAACCCGACGCCCGCCGCCTGCATGAGAAGTGCGTGGATTGGTTCGGTCCGGAGGCCTTCAAGCAGCGGCTGGGACAAATCCTGAGCCACTATCCCCGCTCGCTCGCCCAGCGATGAAAGTCATCCACACCGTATCCAGCCTGAAGATGGAAACCGGGGGCCCCGCGCGCTCGGTGCCCGGACTCGCCGGGGCACTGGCGCGTGCCGGAGCGGAGGTCTCTCTAACAGCCAACGAGCGGCCCGATTCCTTCCGCGCGCCGGAGGGCGTGGCCTTTCTCAGCGGCGGCACCGAGCTGCCATCCCTGCAAGCCGCCGCGGCCGAGATGATCCATGATCACGGGCTGTGGCTGCCTTCGAACTACAAGGTGGCCCAATTGGCCAGCGCCATGAAGACCCCCCGCGTGGTCAGCCCGCGGGGCATGCTGGAGCCATGGGCACTGGAGCACCGCAAGTGGAAGAAGCGCCTCGCGTGGTGGCTCTATCAGAAACGCTGCCTGAAGTCCGCGGCCGCGCTGCATGCCACCTCGGATGCAGAGGCCGAGCAATTCCGCCGCCTCGGCCTGAAGATGCCGGTCATCGTCCTGCCAAATGGCGTGGACCTGCCCGAGATCCCTGACGAAGTGGCGGAGGCAGCTCCCCATTCGTCACGCCGGACCGCGCTTTTCCTCAGCCGGATCCATCCGAAGAAGGGCCTGCCGCTCCTGCTCGATGCATGGGCGCGGGTGAAGCCGCAGGACTGGGATCTCCACATCGTGGGCCCTGATGAAGGCGGTCACCTCGCCGACCTGCAGAAGCAAGCGAAGCAACTCGGCCTGGGTAGCGACCTCGTGCGCTTTTCCGGTCCGCTGGATGGTGCCGAGAAAGCCGCCGCCTTCCGCGAAGCCAGCCTCTTCGTCCTGCCGACTTACTCGGAGAATTTCGGGATCGCCGCGGCCGAGGCACTTGCCCACGGGCTGCCGGTGATCACCACGCATGGCGCGCCCTGGCAGGTCCTCGAGACCGAGCGCTGCGGCTGGTGGGTGCCCGTGGAAGGAGACGCGATCGCCAAGGCCCT
This portion of the Luteolibacter luteus genome encodes:
- a CDS encoding glycosyltransferase, encoding MKADPAQPGPVPAVIVPELFRTTGGVQVFSRRMIAALDSLMGRPVPVISRNDRREDCPAAFLEGRQFSGMGDAPAAARRLLIAGACFSSRAPFFISTHPHFAPLLRLISRWKKKPFLSVAHGIDVWNIAGSKVAWGLEAAECVLPVSRYTEERLRGQIGAASPSMEWFPNTFDKDRFHPGPSAINWRERLGIPADAAIMLSVCRLSRSEFAKGYDKVLEEMPALAARYPGLHWVLAGKGDDQERIAAKAKELGVLERCRFTGFVPDDDLPDLYRSADLFVLPSQKEGFGIVFLEAAACGLPVIAGNRDGSVDALANGELGTLIDPESPEQLASAIRSAIESPKPDARRLHEKCVDWFGPEAFKQRLGQILSHYPRSLAQR
- a CDS encoding glycosyltransferase — its product is MKVIHTVSSLKMETGGPARSVPGLAGALARAGAEVSLTANERPDSFRAPEGVAFLSGGTELPSLQAAAAEMIHDHGLWLPSNYKVAQLASAMKTPRVVSPRGMLEPWALEHRKWKKRLAWWLYQKRCLKSAAALHATSDAEAEQFRRLGLKMPVIVLPNGVDLPEIPDEVAEAAPHSSRRTALFLSRIHPKKGLPLLLDAWARVKPQDWDLHIVGPDEGGHLADLQKQAKQLGLGSDLVRFSGPLDGAEKAAAFREASLFVLPTYSENFGIAAAEALAHGLPVITTHGAPWQVLETERCGWWVPVEGDAIAKALLDASARPEAELREMGRRGKEMVAARYSWDGIAREMLACYQWLLGRGSKPRCVV